From Paraglaciecola sp. L1A13:
GAGTCGCCGAACCGAGATATGTTAGAAAGCTTGCATACCATTTCGCACCACAATCCCAAACCCGTGGTTATGTTCTCTTCACAACAAGATACCGAAACGATAAACCTCTCAGTGCAGTCTGGCGTTAGCGCCTATGTGGTAGGTGATATCGATCCTGAGCGGGTAAAACCCATACTCGATGCTGCAGTGGCACGCTTTAAAGAATTTCATAAATTAAAAGACGAATTAAATGATACCAAACATGAACTTGCATCAAGAAAGAACATCGACTTGGCTAAACGTTTACTCATGAAAACCAATAAAATGAGTGAAGAACAGGCATTTCACAGTATGCGTAAAACCGCAATGGACACTGGTCAGAAGCTTGAAAACGTTGCGAAGACGATCGTTTCTATGTTGCGTTCGTTGGAAAAAGGAAATGAACATGATTAAACCAGAGCAATCGGATATTACCCTTGGCTTTATTCCCCTTACCGATTCAGCGCCCTTAATTGTCGCCAAGGAGTTAGGTTTCTTTGAGCAGTGGGGTTTAAATGTCACATTACAAAAGCAGAATTCTTGGGCCACACTACGAGACAAATTACACGTTGGCATATTAGACGCAGCGCAAATGCTCGCACCCATGCCAATAGCTAGTGCGCTTGGGTTAGGTGCTGCGCCAGCTAACGTCATTACGCCATTGGTGCTTAGCCTAAATGGTAATGCTATTACGATTTCTGAAGCCTTGCTGCAAGAGGTGCTCAAGGAAAACAATATCGCGAATGTCACGCTACCCATGGCGGGTTATTTACTACAAAAAGTCGTCGATAAACGCAGAAATAGAGGCTTACCTAAGCTTAAATTTGCCACGGTATTCCCTTATAGCTGCCATTACTATCAATTAAGAGATTGGCTTAAAGCGGCGAAAGTTGATTTAGACAGTGTAGAAATGCTGGTTGTGCCGCCTGTTAGTATGGTGGAGTGTTTAGAAAGTGGCGAAATTGACGGTTTTTGTGTTGGAGGGCCGTGGAATGCTAAGGCGGTACGTGCTGGTATAGGAATGACTGCACTAACGTCATTTGATATATGGCAAGACTCTCCTGAAAAAGTACTAGGCTTATTGGAGAATTTTCATCAGAAAAACCCAAACACAGTTTTGCTTTTATGTGCGGCGCTAAAACAAGCCTGCACGTGGCTTGAGTCTGTACCCAATCGCTTTGAAGCTGCAAGGTTATTGTGTCAGCCAGCGTATTTAGACGCAGCATTAGATGTGATTGCACCATCGTTGTTAGGGAGTTGTTTAACCCATAAGTCACTGCCACCGCGCAGTATTCCGTCTTACAATCAGTTTTCGGTGAGTAATAATGGCTGTATTAATCAGCCTGAGTTGGTGCGCGGTGAATGGTTAATTAAGCACATGGTCAGTGCTGGGCAAATCCCACCCGATGTGACTATTCCGTTAGATTTAGTGGCGAGGGTCTTCCGTCCAGATATATACCAAAAAATGCGTTTATTGATTGCAGATCAGGCTGAGCAATTTTATCGTCGGTCAGGTTAGCGAAAGTTTGTTTTATTCTAATAAATAGAATGTTTATTGCTATTTAATGTGATTTTCGTTCGGTTAAATTTGTTTATACTGACCGAAATTCGACCACATTTGATAGAGGAATATTGACATGAAAAACCTATTATTGTTGAACGCCAGTCTACAGGGTGATAGCGGTAATTCGAGTAAGTTAGCTGCCCATTTCGTTGAGAAATGGCAAGAAGGCGAGGCGATTCATGTCGTTAAGGTCGACCTGAATGATCTGAACCTACCGCATTTAAGTGCTCAGGAAATGCAAACCTGGAGCATGGTCAGTGACAACATGAGCCCAGAACAAGTTAAATTAGCAGCGTACTCAAATAACTTGTTGGCTCAGCTAGAACGCAGCGATGCCATTGTAATCGGTATGCCAATGTACAACTTTACCGTACCAACGACTTTCAAAGCGTGGATTGACAGAGTTGCACGGGCAGGGCGCACGTTCAGCTATACCAGTGAAGGCCCCAAGGGACACTTAGTGGGCAAAACCGTCTATGTGATGGCTGCTCGAGGGGGAATTTATCAAGGCACGGAGAACGATACGCAAACGCCTTATTTACGCTTAGTATTAGGCCTGCTAGGGATAACCGACGTGCATTTTGTTTATTTGGAAGGGCTAAATATGGGGGATGAATTTGCACAACATTCTTGGCAACAGGCCCGCGAGGAAATCAATGAATTGTTACCGGCAATAGTCTAGCTTTTAGCTGAAGTTAACCTAAATAAAAGCCCGGTTTAAATCGGGCTTTTTCACTGTATTTGCGTAGCTAGTCAGTTTGCCTATTGCACCTGAACCGTTAATGTACGTTCAATTGTGTTGATAAAATCTTGATCCGTTGGCTTAGTCGATGACGCGAAGGTGTTTACTAAGTTGCCATTTTTATCCATTAAGTACTTATAGAAATTCCATTTCACCGTGGTGCCTGATTTTTTCGCTAACATCTTATAAAGCTGATCAGCATCTTGCCCGCGCACTGGCATAGCCTCAAACATGGGAAACTCTACCCCATATGTTAATTCGCATAACTCAGCAGTTTTACCTTCGTCTTTGTCTTCTTGGTTAAAATCGTGAGAAGGGAAGCCTAATACCACCAGACCTTGGTCTTTGTATTTACTATATAGAGACTCTAAACCTTTAAACTGGGGTGTAAATCCACAATAGCTAGCGGTGTTTACGAACAGTACGGTTTTGCCTGCGTAAGCATCACACATGTTAACGGTGTCCTGAGAATTAAGCTTACGCTTCACAAATTTAAGTAAGTCTGGACATTCAGCGCTGTAGGCCATGTTGCTCATAAACATCAGGCAAACAATAGCGAGTAATTTTTTCATAGCAACCTCGGCTTTCTTTGGTAAATAAAATCAGCTTGTTTTGTCATTATAGCGCTGACTATTTTGTAAGTGTGTTTGTGTAGGTATTTAATCTGATTGATTTTACGTTTAAAGTAAATTGTTATTCAAAATAATTTACAAAATCCGCTGGGAAAACAACAATGTATAACTATTCTAAAAAAGTACTTGTGGTACTTATTTCTACCAGTCTGTTCGCTTGTAGCGCTACGCACACCGCTGATTCGTCCCCAAGCCAGAATATAAGTACTGTCCCAACTAGCGCTATTGCAGCTAAAACTGATCCCGCAGTTGCACGACAGATGCAGACCATTGAAGGTAAGCAAATTGCTACTTCATACGGCGCAAAGCTTACTTTGGAGCAAATAATGGCGGATCCAGATTGGATAGGTCGTCAGCCGCTAAATAGTTATTGGGGAGATGATAATCAAACGGTGTATTACCAGCGCAAAGAGAAAGGGTCACCGTTAACGCATTTATGGCGGCTTGACAGCGCACTAGCCAAAAACACCGCATCCGCATCCAATAATGACATCGAAGACAATGATCACGTTAGCATGGTGGCGTTAAATCAACTGCAAAGTGAATCTTATGCAAACCGAGTAAGTGACACTTTGCGCACGCACAGTGCATGGGTGTTCGAAGGTAATATATTTATTAAGAATGTTGCGAATGATCAAGTTCGTCAATTGACACAAGACGGTGAAGCACCACGGAATATACAATTTTTAAATGATGGCAGATTGGCGTATCAGCGTGGCAATGCCATTTACAGCCTTAACCCAACAACGGGTTTCTCTCAAAAGTTAGCATCATGGCAATTTGCTAAGGCACCTGAAGCGAATGCCGCACCAGCTGATTACATCGCTGAACAGCAGATTGACTTAATTAACTACGTGGCTAAAAAA
This genomic window contains:
- a CDS encoding glutathione peroxidase, which translates into the protein MKKLLAIVCLMFMSNMAYSAECPDLLKFVKRKLNSQDTVNMCDAYAGKTVLFVNTASYCGFTPQFKGLESLYSKYKDQGLVVLGFPSHDFNQEDKDEGKTAELCELTYGVEFPMFEAMPVRGQDADQLYKMLAKKSGTTVKWNFYKYLMDKNGNLVNTFASSTKPTDQDFINTIERTLTVQVQ
- a CDS encoding CmpA/NrtA family ABC transporter substrate-binding protein — translated: MIKPEQSDITLGFIPLTDSAPLIVAKELGFFEQWGLNVTLQKQNSWATLRDKLHVGILDAAQMLAPMPIASALGLGAAPANVITPLVLSLNGNAITISEALLQEVLKENNIANVTLPMAGYLLQKVVDKRRNRGLPKLKFATVFPYSCHYYQLRDWLKAAKVDLDSVEMLVVPPVSMVECLESGEIDGFCVGGPWNAKAVRAGIGMTALTSFDIWQDSPEKVLGLLENFHQKNPNTVLLLCAALKQACTWLESVPNRFEAARLLCQPAYLDAALDVIAPSLLGSCLTHKSLPPRSIPSYNQFSVSNNGCINQPELVRGEWLIKHMVSAGQIPPDVTIPLDLVARVFRPDIYQKMRLLIADQAEQFYRRSG
- a CDS encoding FMN-dependent NADH-azoreductase, whose protein sequence is MKNLLLLNASLQGDSGNSSKLAAHFVEKWQEGEAIHVVKVDLNDLNLPHLSAQEMQTWSMVSDNMSPEQVKLAAYSNNLLAQLERSDAIVIGMPMYNFTVPTTFKAWIDRVARAGRTFSYTSEGPKGHLVGKTVYVMAARGGIYQGTENDTQTPYLRLVLGLLGITDVHFVYLEGLNMGDEFAQHSWQQAREEINELLPAIV
- a CDS encoding ANTAR domain-containing response regulator, with translation MISIAKTQSNSAASAQLNILLIDENVQRAESIVTALDKTRYKVSHLASSQIGLLKQVDNIQPDIIVIDIESPNRDMLESLHTISHHNPKPVVMFSSQQDTETINLSVQSGVSAYVVGDIDPERVKPILDAAVARFKEFHKLKDELNDTKHELASRKNIDLAKRLLMKTNKMSEEQAFHSMRKTAMDTGQKLENVAKTIVSMLRSLEKGNEHD